A portion of the Equus quagga isolate Etosha38 chromosome 17, UCLA_HA_Equagga_1.0, whole genome shotgun sequence genome contains these proteins:
- the LOC124229658 gene encoding olfactory receptor 6B2 encodes MRGENVTKVSAFVLLGFPTAPRLQYALFLLFLLTCLFVLVENLAVIVTVWSSATLHRPMYYFLSSMSFLEIWYVSDIIPKMLDGFLLQRKRISFIGCMAQLYFFSSLVCTECVLLASMAYDRYVAICHPLRYQVIMTTGLCIQLVVFSFVSGFSISVIKVYFISSATFCGSNVLNQFFCDISPILKLACTDFSTAELVDFILAFIILVFPLMATVLSYGHIALAVLRIPSGISRWRAFSTCASHLTVVTIFYMAMIFMYVRPQAIDTRSSNKLISAVYTVLTPIINPLIYCLRNKEFKDALRRALGLGQPSQ; translated from the coding sequence ATGAGGGGAGAGAATGTAACCAAGGTCAGCGCTTTTGTCCTGCTGGGCTTCCCCACGGCCCCCCGGCTGCAGTACgcgctcttcctcctcttcctgctcaccTGCCTCTTTGTCCTGGTGGAGAACCTGGCCGTCATCGTCACCGTCTGGAGCAGCGCCACCCTCCACAGGCCCATGTACTACTTTCTGAGCTCCATGTCCTTCCTGGAGATCTGGTATGTGTCTGACATCATCCCCAAGATGCTGGACGGTTTTCTCCTGCAGCGGAAACGCATCTCCTTCATTGGGTGCATGGCTCAGCTGTATTTCTTCAGCTCCCTGGTGTGCACCGAGTGTGTCCTCCTGGCCTCCATGGCCTACGACCGCTACGTGGCCATCTGCCATCCCCTGCGCTACCAAGTCATCATGACCACGGGGCTCTGCATCCAGCTGGTGGTCTTCTCCTTTGTGAGCGGCTTCTCCATCTCCGTGATCAAGGTCTACTTTATCTCCAGCGCCACGTTCTGTGGCTCCAATGTCCTGAACCAGTTCTTCTGTGACATTTCCCCCATCCTCAAACTGGCCTGCACAGACTTCTCGACCGCAGAGCTGGTCGACTTCATCCTGGCCTTCATCATCCTGGTGTTCCCGCTCATGGCCACCGTGCTGTCCTACGGACACATCGCCCTGGCTGTCCTGCGCATCCCCTCGGGCATCAGCCGTTGGagagccttctccacctgtgcctcccacctcacCGTGGTCACCATCTTTTACATGGCCATGATCTTCATGTATGTCCGGCCCCAGGCCATTGACACACGGAGCTCCAACAAGCTCATCTCTGCTGTTTACACAGTCCTCACTCCAATAATCAACCCTTTGATCTATTGTCTGAGGAACAAAGAATTTAAGGATGCCTTGAGAAGGGCTCTGGGCTTAGGTCAACCTTCACAGTAA